Proteins encoded within one genomic window of Saccharopolyspora pogona:
- a CDS encoding transposase produces MRNFLASAVSAADRHQVGHVHWEFLTWCADADIPEVRQLAATVDRWWPEIEAFIGTGHSNAKSEGINRVIKLVAQAAFGFRDADNQRLRARCMTTRRAHGHLRTAQL; encoded by the coding sequence CTGCGCAACTTCCTCGCCTCGGCCGTTAGCGCCGCCGACCGCCATCAAGTCGGCCACGTCCACTGGGAGTTCCTCACCTGGTGCGCAGACGCAGACATCCCCGAGGTGCGCCAGCTCGCCGCCACTGTCGACCGCTGGTGGCCCGAGATCGAAGCGTTCATCGGCACCGGACACAGCAACGCCAAGAGCGAGGGCATCAACCGCGTGATCAAACTCGTCGCTCAAGCCGCCTTCGGCTTCCGCGACGCCGACAATCAACGCCTACGCGCACGCTGCATGACCACCCGCCGAGCCCACGGACACCTCCGCACCGCTCAACTTTGA
- a CDS encoding alpha/beta fold hydrolase, whose product MGFGRSDKPGDRAAYTYESHVAWTGDWLDQLDLADITLFGQDWGGFIVLVHVGLTSDRFAAVVAANTGLAAPGVLATFTPEQLAPAASAFRHWREQSETSRSHSSGASRPTSQVRRGRNH is encoded by the coding sequence ATCGGATTCGGCCGCTCCGACAAGCCGGGCGACCGGGCCGCTTACACCTACGAGTCGCACGTCGCTTGGACCGGCGACTGGCTGGACCAGCTCGACCTCGCGGACATCACCCTGTTCGGTCAGGACTGGGGCGGGTTCATCGTCCTCGTGCACGTCGGGCTCACATCCGACCGATTTGCGGCCGTGGTCGCCGCCAACACCGGCCTAGCCGCCCCGGGCGTCCTCGCCACGTTCACCCCGGAGCAGCTCGCTCCGGCAGCCAGCGCATTCCGGCACTGGCGGGAACAGTCCGAGACGTCACGCTCGCATTCGAGCGGAGCTTCGAGACCCACGTCCCAGGTGCGCAGGGGGCGAAACCATTGA
- a CDS encoding NAD(P)H-binding protein translates to MPDRNPILITGAAGEIGGVSRTIVEMLLEQGHPVRAFVRRDGERAQSLRQAGAEVCVGDLLNIADVTAALKGCRRIYFSMSLSPYYTDAVSLMAAAARAQGDIEAFVNISEYEQSFMTFEKMTAPGEERRSWLGGLVTDWSPQQRAHWIAEQVLDWSGIPTVNVRAAMFVENPILTWLPLGPLSNGELRLPFGHQRLAPIASYDVAELCAKILADPAPHISKSYELTGPELKDMHGFAEDYGAALGRQVVYVPEEVNTWNENYVDSALAEFPHIAEHLKTLTRLIAGGGYCGVTDQLETLLERPPKTVRWALENHPRIRKLAAA, encoded by the coding sequence ATGCCAGACCGCAATCCCATCCTGATCACCGGCGCCGCCGGAGAAATCGGTGGCGTGAGCAGAACGATCGTCGAGATGCTGCTCGAACAAGGTCACCCAGTGCGCGCGTTCGTGCGACGGGACGGCGAACGCGCGCAGTCGCTGCGCCAGGCCGGGGCCGAGGTCTGCGTCGGTGACCTGCTCAACATCGCCGACGTGACCGCCGCGCTGAAGGGCTGCCGACGCATCTACTTCAGCATGAGCCTCTCACCCTACTACACCGACGCCGTCAGCCTGATGGCCGCGGCGGCGCGGGCCCAGGGAGACATCGAGGCCTTCGTCAACATCTCCGAGTACGAGCAGTCGTTCATGACGTTCGAGAAAATGACCGCACCAGGCGAGGAACGGCGTTCGTGGCTCGGCGGACTCGTCACCGACTGGTCGCCGCAGCAACGGGCCCACTGGATCGCCGAGCAGGTGCTGGACTGGTCCGGCATCCCGACCGTCAACGTGCGGGCGGCCATGTTCGTCGAGAACCCCATCCTGACCTGGCTGCCGCTGGGCCCGCTGAGCAACGGTGAACTGCGCCTGCCCTTTGGCCACCAGCGGCTCGCGCCCATCGCAAGTTACGACGTGGCGGAGCTGTGCGCGAAGATCCTGGCCGACCCCGCGCCGCACATCTCGAAGTCCTACGAGCTCACCGGTCCGGAACTGAAGGACATGCACGGGTTCGCGGAGGACTATGGAGCCGCGCTGGGACGCCAGGTCGTCTACGTTCCCGAAGAGGTCAACACCTGGAACGAGAACTACGTGGACAGCGCCCTGGCCGAGTTTCCGCATATTGCGGAGCACTTGAAGACCCTGACCCGACTGATCGCCGGCGGCGGGTACTGCGGCGTCACCGACCAGCTGGAAACCCTGCTTGAGCGCCCACCGAAGACCGTGCGGTGGGCACTGGAGAACCATCCACGCATCCGGAAACTGGCGGCCGCCTGA
- a CDS encoding alpha/beta fold hydrolase yields the protein MDSSVTHRFVDVNGVRLHIAEQGQGPLVLLLHGWPESWYSWRHQFGPLAAAAYRVVAPDQRGYARSEQPPEVASYTLLHLVGDVIALIEELGEEQAVVVGHDWGAPVAWIAAMLRPDKVRAVAGLSIPPILPGGMVPPSITRTQYGEGFYQIYFQQPGVADAELAQDIPDSFRRILVGASGDTPDSTQPRPLVIPEGLGLLDTMPESPVLPAWLTEQDIQVYAEDFALHGKQAFTGAFNWYRNIERNNELLAPFRGRRIDVPALYVVGDRDMVTSLRAPEEGSSLSAVAPQLHGPVVLPGCGHWTQQERPAEVNAALLDFLALNS from the coding sequence GTGGACAGTTCGGTCACCCACCGCTTCGTTGACGTGAACGGGGTCAGGCTGCACATCGCCGAGCAGGGGCAGGGGCCGCTGGTCCTGCTGCTGCACGGCTGGCCGGAGAGCTGGTACTCCTGGCGTCACCAGTTCGGGCCGCTGGCGGCGGCCGCGTACCGGGTCGTTGCCCCTGACCAGCGCGGCTACGCCCGTAGCGAGCAGCCGCCGGAGGTCGCGTCCTACACCCTGCTCCACCTCGTCGGCGACGTGATCGCCCTGATCGAGGAGCTGGGGGAGGAGCAGGCGGTCGTCGTGGGGCACGACTGGGGTGCACCCGTGGCCTGGATCGCGGCGATGCTGCGCCCGGACAAGGTCCGCGCGGTGGCCGGGCTCAGTATTCCGCCGATTCTGCCCGGCGGGATGGTCCCGCCCTCGATCACCCGCACCCAGTACGGCGAGGGCTTCTACCAGATCTACTTCCAGCAGCCGGGAGTCGCCGACGCGGAGCTCGCCCAGGACATCCCGGACTCCTTCCGCCGCATCCTGGTCGGTGCCTCCGGCGACACCCCGGACAGCACGCAGCCCCGCCCGTTGGTCATACCCGAGGGTCTGGGCCTCCTGGACACCATGCCCGAGTCGCCCGTGCTCCCGGCCTGGCTGACGGAGCAGGACATCCAGGTGTACGCCGAGGACTTCGCCCTGCACGGGAAGCAGGCTTTCACCGGAGCGTTCAACTGGTACCGGAACATCGAACGCAACAACGAACTGCTCGCGCCTTTCCGGGGGCGGAGGATCGACGTCCCTGCGCTGTACGTGGTGGGAGACCGTGACATGGTCACCTCGTTGCGCGCCCCGGAGGAGGGCAGCTCGCTGAGCGCTGTCGCGCCTCAACTGCACGGCCCGGTGGTGCTGCCGGGTTGCGGGCATTGGACCCAGCAGGAGCGTCCCGCCGAGGTCAACGCCGCACTCCTCGACTTCCTCGCCCTGAACAGCTGA
- a CDS encoding SDR family oxidoreductase, giving the protein MTAIKGANVFVTGGGRGIGKVLVEELYTRGAGKVYATARDPRTVTHPDAVALALEVTDPASVAAAAEQAQDVTILINNAGASVRASYLDSSMADVRRDLETNFYGPLLVTRAFASIIERNGGGHILNVHSARSWLADTTPYSASKAALWSQTNSLRLELQPRGIAVTGLHVAYVDTDMTSGIDAPKADPRDVAVAALDGIEAGVHEVLADDTTRWIKSQLSADVEAMYTQLQ; this is encoded by the coding sequence GTGACAGCAATCAAGGGCGCCAACGTCTTCGTCACTGGAGGCGGCCGGGGTATCGGCAAGGTGCTGGTCGAGGAGCTCTACACACGTGGTGCCGGCAAGGTCTACGCCACGGCTCGTGACCCGCGGACAGTGACGCACCCTGATGCCGTTGCGCTGGCGCTTGAGGTCACCGACCCGGCATCGGTGGCGGCTGCCGCAGAGCAGGCTCAGGACGTCACCATCCTGATCAACAACGCTGGCGCCTCGGTACGCGCTTCGTACCTCGACTCCTCGATGGCGGACGTGCGCCGGGATCTGGAGACCAACTTCTACGGTCCGCTGCTGGTCACCCGGGCCTTCGCGTCGATCATCGAGCGAAACGGCGGGGGCCACATCCTCAACGTCCACTCCGCCCGGTCCTGGCTGGCCGACACCACGCCCTACAGCGCCTCCAAGGCCGCCCTGTGGTCGCAGACCAATTCGTTGCGCCTGGAGTTGCAGCCGCGCGGCATCGCGGTGACCGGGCTTCACGTGGCCTACGTGGACACCGATATGACGTCGGGTATCGACGCCCCCAAGGCCGACCCCCGCGACGTCGCCGTGGCCGCGCTTGACGGCATCGAGGCGGGGGTACACGAGGTTCTGGCCGATGACACCACACGCTGGATCAAGTCGCAGCTTTCCGCTGATGTGGAAGCCATGTACACCCAGCTGCAGTAA